A DNA window from Candidatus Sulfidibacterium hydrothermale contains the following coding sequences:
- a CDS encoding 2-phosphosulfolactate phosphatase: MAKKKNIEVILAPGLFTNISTPRPYVVVVVDVFRATTSICAALDYGVKAIIPVKRIRHARFLARLGYIVAAERGGKKVKFAHLDNSATSFFHKIFKGKEIVYSTTNGTRAIKMASGASDIAIGSFVNLDALAEWLYKKDKNVVILCAGWKNRVNMEDSLFAGALSSILIEKYGFSTDCDAAKMSIDQWKLAKDDLLGYIDKSAHRNRLRHLINDRLLKYTFTLNSSKVVPVLRKYKIVADKS, from the coding sequence ATGGCTAAAAAAAAGAATATAGAAGTGATACTGGCTCCGGGGTTGTTTACAAACATTTCAACTCCGAGGCCTTATGTTGTTGTGGTAGTCGATGTTTTCCGCGCAACGACTTCTATATGTGCGGCGTTGGATTATGGAGTAAAAGCCATTATTCCGGTAAAACGAATACGTCATGCCCGTTTTCTGGCGCGGCTCGGATACATTGTTGCAGCCGAACGAGGAGGAAAAAAAGTAAAATTTGCCCATCTGGATAATTCGGCCACTTCTTTTTTCCATAAAATTTTTAAAGGAAAAGAAATTGTTTATTCCACTACCAATGGTACCCGTGCCATTAAAATGGCATCCGGAGCTTCCGACATTGCCATTGGTAGTTTTGTCAATCTTGACGCTTTAGCCGAGTGGCTTTACAAAAAAGATAAAAATGTGGTGATTTTGTGTGCCGGATGGAAAAACCGGGTAAACATGGAAGACAGCCTGTTTGCCGGTGCTTTGTCATCAATTTTAATTGAAAAATATGGTTTTTCTACCGATTGTGATGCAGCCAAAATGTCTATTGACCAGTGGAAACTGGCAAAAGACGACCTTTTGGGATATATTGATAAATCGGCACACCGGAACCGGTTACGGCATCTGATTAATGATCGTCTTTTGAAATACACCTTTACGTTAAACAGCAGTAAGGTTGTTCCTGTACTAAGAAAATATAAAATTGTAGCCGACAAAAGCTAA
- a CDS encoding YicC/YloC family endoribonuclease: protein MIRSMTGYGKATTVVQHQKIIVEIRTLNSKQLDLNMRLPQSFREKEIALRNLLREGLKRGKADFSISREQAEKEDGPVLNKPVALRYYRELKSLASEVGAGEKEDYLAIIARFPEIFAWEDILPDEKEWTQIFDAVQEAVNQVDQFRKQEGSVLEKDFRQRIASILSLLQKVDAYEEKRIGRIKERIVKNLNEHLNDVHFDKNRLEQELIYYIEKLDVTEEKVRLKKHCNYFLEVMDGEEVAGKKLGFVLQEMGREINTLGSKANDADMQKIVVLMKDELEKMKEQMLNIL from the coding sequence ATGATCAGGTCGATGACAGGTTACGGTAAAGCAACCACCGTAGTACAGCATCAGAAAATTATCGTTGAGATTCGTACACTCAACAGCAAACAGTTGGACCTTAATATGCGCCTTCCCCAATCGTTTCGTGAAAAAGAAATTGCATTGAGAAATTTGCTGCGTGAGGGACTGAAACGGGGAAAAGCCGATTTTTCCATATCAAGAGAACAGGCTGAGAAAGAGGATGGTCCTGTTTTAAATAAACCGGTGGCTTTGCGTTATTATCGTGAATTGAAGTCGTTGGCATCTGAAGTAGGAGCCGGAGAAAAGGAAGATTATCTGGCCATTATAGCCCGGTTTCCGGAAATATTTGCCTGGGAAGATATTTTACCTGATGAGAAAGAATGGACACAAATTTTTGATGCGGTGCAAGAAGCGGTCAATCAGGTTGATCAATTCAGAAAACAGGAGGGAAGTGTGTTGGAAAAAGATTTCCGTCAGCGCATTGCTTCCATCTTGTCGTTGTTGCAAAAAGTAGATGCTTATGAAGAAAAACGCATCGGACGTATCAAAGAACGTATCGTAAAAAATCTGAACGAACATTTGAACGATGTTCATTTTGATAAGAACAGACTAGAGCAAGAATTGATCTATTATATAGAAAAACTGGATGTTACAGAAGAAAAGGTGCGCCTGAAAAAGCATTGTAATTACTTTTTGGAAGTGATGGACGGCGAAGAGGTGGCCGGAAAAAAACTAGGATTTGTTTTACAGGAAATGGGTCGTGAAATCAACACACTCGGATCAAAAGCCAATGATGCGGATATGCAGAAAATTGTGGTGTTGATGAAAGACGAACTGGAAAAAATGAAAGAACAAATGTTAAATATTTTGTAA
- a CDS encoding phospholipase D-like domain-containing protein, whose product MEKTSRFQLFSDPWKFYDKMLDDIAKAKKYVYLETFRLGNDVIGERFRDKLTEAAKKGVKIKLLIDYWGGAGVRNGFFSSLIRAGGEVRFFKKIKYNFDFFTRSHRRNHRKLLLIDDKISYIGSSNITGYNLNWRESVLRMEHSITEVLKKLFLQDYKIYNRYIFSKAYYTRPVHYGDFEIVRDVPLITRKKINNKFIELIKKAQSTIEIETPYFLPGFLLRKNLMDAAARGVKIHIYLPKKSDVSLVDILRNKYLGPLSKKGIQFLFYEPNNLHAKLFLVDKKHFAIGSCNFDYRSFRYMFEIMLFGKQKMISRQVAQHVSETAQNTIPFIYEQWKNRPPIDKFFEWLLLPFRHLL is encoded by the coding sequence ATGGAAAAAACCTCTCGTTTTCAATTGTTTTCCGACCCGTGGAAATTTTACGACAAAATGCTGGATGACATTGCCAAAGCGAAAAAATACGTCTATCTCGAAACTTTTCGCTTGGGGAATGATGTGATTGGCGAACGTTTCCGCGATAAGCTTACCGAAGCGGCAAAAAAAGGGGTGAAAATTAAACTGCTTATTGACTATTGGGGTGGCGCCGGTGTTCGAAACGGTTTTTTTTCTTCGCTGATCCGGGCCGGCGGAGAGGTCCGTTTTTTTAAGAAAATAAAATACAATTTCGACTTTTTTACCCGGAGTCATCGCCGCAATCACCGGAAATTATTACTCATTGATGACAAAATCAGCTACATCGGATCATCCAACATCACCGGTTATAACCTAAACTGGCGCGAATCCGTTCTGAGAATGGAACACAGCATAACAGAAGTGCTGAAAAAACTTTTTTTGCAAGACTACAAAATTTACAACCGATACATCTTCAGTAAAGCTTACTACACCCGTCCCGTACATTACGGAGACTTTGAGATTGTCAGAGATGTGCCCTTAATTACCCGAAAAAAAATCAATAATAAATTTATTGAACTAATTAAAAAAGCCCAATCCACCATAGAAATTGAAACCCCCTACTTTCTTCCCGGTTTTTTATTGCGCAAAAACCTGATGGATGCTGCTGCCCGCGGGGTCAAGATACATATTTATCTTCCTAAAAAATCAGATGTCAGTTTGGTTGATATTTTACGAAATAAATATTTAGGCCCCTTATCAAAAAAGGGCATTCAGTTTCTTTTTTACGAACCCAATAATTTACACGCCAAACTTTTTTTGGTAGATAAAAAACATTTTGCCATCGGATCGTGTAATTTCGATTACAGGAGTTTCCGGTATATGTTTGAAATCATGTTGTTTGGAAAGCAAAAAATGATCAGCCGGCAGGTGGCACAGCATGTATCCGAAACAGCACAAAACACCATTCCCTTTATTTACGAACAATGGAAAAACCGGCCCCCTATCGATAAATTCTTCGAATGGTTACTTCTGCCCTTCCGGCATTTGCTCTAA
- a CDS encoding DUF2851 family protein yields the protein MNEEFLYYLWQYHFQGKCLNGTQNETFCILHPGQRNTNSGPDFFNARIKIGTTLWAGNVEIHVRSSDWYKHGHQHDHQYDNVILHVVYTDDHPVVRRNGERLPTLVLKEKFDEKLFHTYRNFLASKRWIPCENLITRAGHFHITNWLYRLAIERLERKAREMERLLASEKNDFREMFYQKLLENYGFQINNQAFAQLARRLPYSVLAKHKNHLLQIEALLFGQAGMLNQPFSDNYPHQLQQEYRFLSKKYNLTALDPGIWRFMRTHPSNFPTLRIAQFAGLFYRSTSLLQKMLESKQLTDVINLLQTQASVYWKTHYQWEKSSPLHSTKMGKTSIFILLINTIIPFLFVYSRQMEQPELSEKALNWLAQLPAEKNRITRHFSALGLIPDNALQSQALLRLKKYYCNPKQCLHCSIGHQLLKSL from the coding sequence ATGAATGAAGAATTTCTTTATTATCTGTGGCAATACCATTTTCAGGGAAAATGCCTTAACGGAACACAAAACGAAACCTTTTGCATTCTTCACCCCGGTCAACGGAATACTAACAGCGGCCCTGATTTTTTCAACGCCCGGATAAAAATAGGCACTACATTGTGGGCCGGAAACGTAGAAATTCATGTCCGGTCGTCTGACTGGTACAAACACGGGCATCAGCACGATCATCAATACGATAATGTAATTTTACATGTGGTGTATACGGATGACCATCCGGTTGTCCGCCGTAATGGAGAACGCCTCCCGACCCTTGTTTTGAAGGAAAAATTCGATGAAAAACTATTTCATACCTATCGCAACTTTTTGGCTTCAAAACGCTGGATTCCTTGCGAAAACCTGATTACCCGAGCAGGACATTTCCACATAACAAACTGGCTGTACCGCTTGGCTATTGAGCGCTTGGAAAGAAAGGCCCGGGAAATGGAAAGGCTATTGGCATCCGAAAAAAACGATTTCCGCGAAATGTTTTATCAAAAATTATTAGAAAATTACGGGTTTCAAATTAATAATCAGGCTTTTGCACAACTTGCGCGCCGTCTGCCTTATTCTGTTCTTGCCAAGCACAAAAACCATCTCCTACAAATTGAAGCCTTATTGTTCGGACAAGCCGGGATGCTTAATCAGCCTTTTTCCGATAATTATCCGCACCAGTTACAACAAGAGTATCGTTTCTTATCTAAAAAATACAATTTAACCGCTTTAGATCCGGGCATTTGGCGATTTATGCGTACGCATCCATCCAATTTCCCCACCCTGCGGATAGCCCAATTTGCCGGTCTTTTTTACCGTTCAACCTCTTTGCTGCAAAAAATGCTCGAAAGCAAACAACTAACCGATGTAATCAATCTGTTACAAACACAAGCTTCCGTTTACTGGAAAACCCATTATCAGTGGGAAAAGTCATCTCCTCTCCATTCCACAAAAATGGGCAAAACATCTATTTTCATTCTCTTAATCAATACCATTATCCCTTTTCTTTTTGTTTACAGCCGGCAAATGGAACAACCAGAATTGTCGGAAAAAGCATTGAACTGGCTGGCACAACTTCCGGCAGAAAAGAATCGCATTACCCGTCATTTTTCGGCTTTGGGCTTAATCCCCGACAATGCTTTGCAAAGCCAGGCGCTTCTGCGCCTAAAAAAATATTACTGCAATCCTAAACAGTGCTTACATTGCAGCATCGGACATCAACTGCTAAAATCGCTTTAA
- a CDS encoding helix-turn-helix domain-containing protein has product MISRIKMIMDHYQMKPAQFSDAIGMQRSALSHVLSGRNKPSLDFVLRIKKRFPEIRLDWLLLGKGEMFVSDSVEKEDSVEKQPSFSFQESEFRNEAEKTGNLGNSPPATQEKPGGREDVQDQAVQFATLADQAERIVIFYPDQTFRDYRPRKK; this is encoded by the coding sequence ATGATTTCCCGGATAAAAATGATTATGGACCATTATCAAATGAAGCCGGCGCAGTTTTCGGATGCAATAGGTATGCAGCGTTCTGCCCTTTCTCATGTTTTGTCGGGCCGAAATAAGCCGAGTCTTGATTTTGTTCTTCGTATAAAAAAACGTTTTCCGGAAATACGTTTGGATTGGTTGCTGCTCGGAAAAGGTGAGATGTTTGTTTCTGATTCGGTTGAGAAAGAAGATTCGGTTGAAAAACAACCGTCTTTCTCTTTTCAGGAATCGGAATTCCGGAATGAAGCAGAAAAGACAGGAAACTTAGGAAATAGCCCGCCCGCAACGCAGGAAAAACCGGGTGGGCGTGAAGATGTTCAGGATCAGGCAGTTCAATTTGCTACTTTAGCTGATCAGGCGGAGCGGATTGTGATTTTTTACCCGGATCAGACTTTCCGCGATTATCGTCCCCGGAAAAAATAG
- a CDS encoding replication-associated recombination protein A has protein sequence MNIPLAEQLRPRTLDEFVGQDELTGKNGVLRKVIESGKIPSMILWGPPGVGKTTLAHIIAEKHGLNFYTLNAVNAGVKDVRKVIDSASQYAGQAILFIDEIHRFSKSQQDSLLGAVEKGIIRLIGATTENPSFEVISPLLSRCQVYILKPLREKELNILVDKAVKRLSEQYGIPVEVTETGTLFRISGGDARKLYNALELFAEQHYREGEKLVVNNKNLQQTIHENLVMYDKQGEMHYDIVSAFIKSLRGSDPNAAVYWLARMVEAGEDPKFIARRMLILASEDIGNANPNALLLANTCFDAVSKIGWPESRIILSQTAIYLASSPKSNAAYKAINKAQSLVKKTGNLPVPLHLRNAPTQLMKELEYGKNYRYAHDYEGNFTEQEFFPEKLSGTVLYDPGNNPREQEMRKSLKNKWKNRYRY, from the coding sequence ATGAACATTCCTCTTGCAGAACAATTAAGACCGCGGACGCTGGATGAATTTGTTGGTCAGGATGAACTGACGGGTAAAAACGGCGTTTTACGGAAAGTCATTGAATCGGGAAAAATTCCTTCGATGATTCTTTGGGGGCCTCCGGGAGTGGGAAAAACAACCCTTGCACATATCATTGCAGAAAAACATGGCCTGAATTTTTATACGCTGAATGCAGTAAATGCCGGCGTAAAAGACGTAAGGAAAGTCATCGATTCGGCTTCGCAATATGCCGGACAGGCAATTCTTTTTATTGATGAAATTCATCGTTTTAGCAAATCGCAACAGGATTCCTTGCTGGGAGCTGTGGAAAAAGGAATTATCCGGCTGATTGGTGCTACTACAGAAAATCCTTCTTTTGAGGTAATTTCTCCTTTGCTATCGCGATGCCAGGTTTATATTTTAAAACCATTAAGAGAAAAAGAACTTAATATTCTGGTAGATAAGGCGGTAAAACGTCTTTCGGAACAATATGGTATTCCGGTGGAAGTTACTGAGACCGGAACGTTGTTTCGGATTTCCGGAGGGGATGCCCGGAAGCTTTACAATGCGTTGGAATTATTTGCCGAGCAACATTACCGGGAAGGCGAAAAACTGGTAGTGAATAACAAAAACCTTCAGCAAACCATTCATGAGAATTTGGTAATGTATGACAAGCAGGGAGAAATGCATTACGATATTGTTTCGGCTTTTATTAAATCATTGCGCGGGAGTGACCCTAATGCCGCGGTTTACTGGCTGGCGCGGATGGTGGAAGCCGGAGAAGATCCTAAATTTATTGCCCGGCGCATGCTGATTTTGGCTTCGGAAGATATCGGAAATGCTAATCCCAATGCTTTATTGCTGGCCAATACCTGCTTTGATGCTGTAAGTAAGATAGGCTGGCCGGAAAGTCGCATTATTCTTTCGCAAACAGCGATTTATTTAGCATCATCGCCCAAAAGCAATGCCGCTTACAAGGCGATCAACAAAGCCCAGTCATTGGTGAAAAAAACCGGAAACCTTCCGGTACCTCTTCATTTGCGGAATGCACCCACCCAACTCATGAAAGAACTGGAATACGGAAAGAATTACCGTTATGCCCATGATTACGAAGGGAATTTTACGGAGCAGGAGTTTTTCCCAGAAAAACTTAGCGGAACAGTTCTCTACGATCCGGGAAATAATCCGCGAGAACAGGAAATGCGAAAATCACTGAAAAACAAGTGGAAAAACCGTTACCGGTATTAG
- the gmk gene encoding guanylate kinase, with product MAENKVQQKGKLIIFSAPSGSGKTTLVHYVMAHVPHLAFSVSATSRPPRPGEKDGVDYYFLSVEEFKKKIKEGAFVEWEEVYENQFYGTLRSEVERIRNRGDSVVFDVDVKGGVHLKEIYGNNALSVFVKPPSLAVLEQRLRHRSTETEESLRKRLDRAAFELTFEPKFDKVIVNDVLEKAQEQAVQIVRNFLETERV from the coding sequence ATGGCCGAAAACAAAGTACAGCAAAAAGGAAAACTGATTATTTTTTCTGCACCTTCCGGTTCAGGAAAAACCACTTTGGTGCATTATGTTATGGCGCATGTGCCGCATCTTGCTTTTTCTGTTTCTGCTACCAGTCGTCCGCCCCGGCCGGGTGAGAAAGATGGTGTGGATTATTATTTTCTGAGCGTGGAAGAGTTTAAAAAAAAGATAAAAGAAGGGGCTTTTGTGGAGTGGGAAGAAGTGTATGAAAACCAGTTTTATGGCACTTTGCGTTCCGAGGTAGAACGTATCAGAAACCGTGGCGATTCGGTGGTTTTTGATGTAGATGTAAAAGGTGGAGTTCATCTGAAAGAAATTTATGGCAACAATGCCTTGTCTGTTTTTGTAAAACCACCATCGCTTGCTGTTCTTGAACAAAGATTGCGTCATCGATCTACGGAAACGGAAGAAAGTCTGCGTAAAAGACTTGATCGTGCTGCTTTTGAGCTTACTTTTGAGCCTAAATTTGATAAAGTTATTGTAAATGATGTGCTTGAAAAAGCACAAGAACAGGCCGTGCAGATTGTACGCAATTTTCTGGAAACAGAAAGGGTTTAG
- a CDS encoding nucleoside-diphosphate kinase: MSGNITFTMIKPKAMENGHMGDILAKIIEGGFKVKAMKLTRLTKEEAKVFYAVHKERPFYDGLTDFMSSGPIVAAVLEKENAVQAYRDYIGATNPAEAAEGTIRALYGTNIEANAVHGSDSDENAQIEAGFFFSKRDWV; this comes from the coding sequence ATGAGTGGAAATATCACCTTTACCATGATTAAACCCAAGGCCATGGAAAACGGCCATATGGGAGACATTCTGGCAAAAATTATTGAAGGCGGATTCAAAGTTAAAGCTATGAAACTGACCCGCTTAACCAAGGAAGAAGCCAAAGTTTTTTATGCCGTACACAAAGAACGTCCTTTTTATGACGGATTAACCGATTTCATGTCGTCCGGTCCTATTGTGGCTGCTGTACTGGAAAAAGAAAATGCTGTACAAGCCTATCGTGATTACATTGGGGCTACCAATCCGGCAGAAGCGGCAGAAGGAACTATCCGTGCTTTGTATGGAACCAATATCGAAGCCAATGCGGTTCATGGCTCTGACAGCGATGAAAACGCACAAATTGAAGCCGGATTTTTCTTTTCAAAGAGAGATTGGGTATAA
- a CDS encoding tetratricopeptide repeat protein, translating into MQYRMKGKRLIGFFLLSLSWNLTASPVLVTDSLKQLVNTATGKQKVSLYIQLSENYRNTSVYDCKTYYQKALDLATRLNDKNLTGLAKKTMGVSYFYWGDMPHAFQYFKKGLLDYREAGNLKGQSNCLNNIGLVYESQARFDSAAYYYKASWLIEKELGNLGGEATSLINMGNIEYYRKNYHDALKFYFEALQNFIRSDDKNGIAMAYNSIAIIYTQIGEYDKALMYLNKARAIYAITGDTRKLSRVLDNIADIYSDHLKEYKKAEVLYNRVLQMKEELNDKGGIALVKCNLGVLYSHMGLQTQALSLFDESQRLYEEIGDKTGLSMVAMNKGRALLEINAFKKALPEFKKCLAIAHETGLKEYVNGSYKGLFKCYAALGQFDLFNKYYNLFEQNRDTLTQKLEESRIAELEAHFKIDSLLQQRKALLQESKRKETKLKTYTLISIGLFLLLIIVLLAFFLYRKARKEASKYNIPPE; encoded by the coding sequence TTGCAGTACAGGATGAAAGGGAAAAGGCTCATCGGTTTCTTTTTACTGTCATTATCATGGAATTTGACAGCCTCGCCGGTTTTGGTTACCGACAGCTTAAAACAATTGGTCAATACCGCCACCGGAAAACAAAAAGTTTCGTTATACATTCAATTATCAGAAAATTACCGGAACACTTCCGTTTACGATTGCAAAACATATTACCAAAAAGCTTTGGACCTGGCAACCCGATTGAACGATAAAAACCTGACAGGATTAGCTAAAAAAACGATGGGAGTCAGTTACTTTTATTGGGGCGATATGCCACATGCTTTCCAATACTTTAAAAAAGGATTACTTGACTACCGGGAAGCCGGGAACCTGAAAGGCCAATCGAACTGTTTAAATAATATAGGATTGGTATACGAAAGTCAGGCCCGTTTTGACAGTGCCGCATACTATTACAAAGCTTCCTGGCTTATTGAAAAAGAACTTGGAAATCTTGGCGGAGAAGCCACTTCGCTGATCAATATGGGAAATATTGAATACTACCGGAAAAATTATCATGATGCTTTAAAATTTTATTTTGAAGCACTGCAAAACTTTATCCGTTCAGATGATAAAAACGGTATTGCTATGGCTTACAACAGCATTGCCATCATTTATACTCAAATTGGAGAATATGATAAAGCCCTGATGTACCTGAATAAAGCCAGAGCAATTTATGCCATAACCGGCGATACCCGCAAGCTCTCACGGGTTTTGGATAATATAGCCGATATCTACAGCGACCATCTGAAAGAATACAAAAAGGCAGAAGTGTTATATAACCGGGTTCTGCAAATGAAAGAAGAGCTGAATGACAAAGGAGGTATTGCATTGGTAAAATGTAATCTGGGCGTTTTGTACAGCCATATGGGATTACAAACCCAGGCTCTCTCGCTCTTTGATGAAAGCCAACGGCTTTATGAAGAAATCGGCGACAAGACCGGGCTGAGCATGGTAGCAATGAACAAAGGAAGAGCACTGCTTGAAATCAACGCTTTCAAAAAAGCATTGCCGGAGTTCAAAAAATGTTTAGCCATTGCCCATGAAACCGGGTTAAAAGAATATGTTAACGGCAGTTACAAAGGACTTTTTAAATGTTACGCTGCACTGGGACAATTTGATCTTTTTAATAAGTATTATAATCTTTTTGAACAAAACCGCGATACACTAACCCAAAAACTGGAAGAAAGCCGCATTGCCGAACTGGAAGCCCATTTTAAAATTGACTCTTTGCTTCAACAACGAAAAGCACTGCTTCAGGAGAGCAAACGCAAAGAAACAAAACTGAAAACCTACACCCTTATCTCCATCGGACTGTTTCTTTTGCTGATTATCGTTTTACTTGCTTTTTTCCTCTACCGGAAAGCCCGGAAAGAAGCATCAAAATACAACATTCCGCCAGAATAA
- the rocD gene encoding ornithine--oxo-acid transaminase: MSEKITSKQAIALEDQYGAHNYHPLPVVLSRGKGCRVWDVEGKEYFDFLSAYSAVNQGHCHPKIVGALTEQAQKLTLTSRAFYNDALGVYEKYITEYFGYDKVLPMNSGAEGDETALKLCRKWAYTKKGIPENEAKIIVCANNFHGRTITIISMSTDPDAKNDFGPYTPGFITIPYNDLPALEKALEDPNVAGFLVEPIQGEAGVMVPDEGYLKKAYELCKAKNVLFIADEVQTGIARTGKLLACDHEGVRPDVLILGKALSGGVYPISAVLADDDIMLTIKPGEHGSTFGGNPVAARVAIAALEVVKEEKLAERAERLGKIFRDEMSRFAETSDMVSIVRGKGLLNAVVIQPKNGKTAWDVCLKMAENGLLAKPTHDHIIRFAPPLVISEEELKQAIEIIQKSIRLFE; this comes from the coding sequence ATGTCAGAGAAAATCACTTCAAAACAGGCCATTGCACTGGAAGATCAATACGGAGCCCACAATTACCATCCTTTGCCGGTAGTTTTGTCACGCGGAAAAGGATGTCGTGTATGGGATGTGGAAGGAAAAGAATATTTTGATTTCCTTTCCGCTTATTCAGCAGTGAATCAAGGACATTGTCACCCTAAAATTGTCGGAGCCCTTACCGAACAGGCACAGAAGCTCACCCTTACTTCACGTGCTTTTTACAACGATGCTTTAGGTGTTTACGAAAAATATATCACCGAATATTTCGGATACGATAAAGTACTCCCCATGAACTCGGGCGCCGAAGGCGATGAAACGGCTTTGAAACTGTGCCGCAAATGGGCTTATACCAAAAAAGGAATTCCGGAGAACGAAGCCAAAATCATTGTTTGTGCCAACAACTTTCACGGCCGGACAATTACCATCATTTCCATGTCTACCGACCCGGATGCCAAAAACGATTTTGGTCCGTATACACCAGGATTCATCACCATTCCGTACAACGACCTCCCAGCACTGGAAAAAGCATTGGAAGATCCCAATGTAGCCGGTTTTTTAGTTGAACCTATTCAGGGCGAAGCCGGAGTAATGGTTCCGGACGAAGGTTACCTGAAAAAAGCTTACGAATTGTGTAAAGCCAAAAACGTTCTGTTTATTGCCGATGAGGTACAAACCGGTATTGCCCGCACAGGAAAATTACTGGCTTGTGACCATGAAGGAGTCCGCCCGGATGTTCTGATCCTCGGAAAAGCCCTCTCCGGAGGCGTATATCCCATTTCAGCTGTTTTGGCTGATGACGATATTATGCTGACAATCAAACCGGGAGAACATGGTTCTACCTTTGGAGGCAATCCGGTTGCTGCCCGCGTAGCTATTGCTGCATTGGAAGTAGTAAAAGAAGAAAAACTGGCCGAAAGAGCCGAAAGACTAGGGAAAATTTTCCGGGATGAAATGAGCCGCTTTGCAGAAACATCCGATATGGTTTCCATTGTTCGTGGAAAAGGATTGTTAAACGCCGTGGTCATTCAACCCAAAAACGGAAAAACCGCCTGGGATGTTTGCCTGAAAATGGCAGAAAACGGATTACTGGCCAAACCCACTCACGACCATATCATCCGGTTTGCTCCCCCATTGGTTATTTCAGAAGAAGAGTTGAAACAAGCCATCGAAATCATTCAAAAGTCTATTCGATTGTTTGAATAA
- the gcvT gene encoding glycine cleavage system aminomethyltransferase GcvT: MKKTALNAMHHKMGAKMVEFAGWEMPVQFEGINVEHETVRKKLGVFDVSHMGEFWVEGPHAFDLVQKVTTNDVAALTDGKVQYSCFPNGKGGIVDDLLVYRFNPEKYLLVVNAANIEKDWQHINKHNTMGATLTNASDEISQLAVQGPLALKAMQKLTDETVTDMPYYTFKVLTFAGVPDIIFSTTGYTGSGGCEIYMPNDKAEEIYNAVLEAGKEYGIKPIGLGARDTLRLESGFCLYGNDIDDTTSPIAAGLGWITKFTEGNDFIDRPLFEAQKANGVPRRLKGFIMVDKGIPRHGYEVTDEAGNTIGTVTSGTMSPMLHKGIGMAYLDKPFWKEGSEIFIKVRNKLLKAVVTRPPFYKG, from the coding sequence ATGAAAAAGACTGCTTTAAATGCCATGCATCATAAAATGGGCGCAAAAATGGTAGAATTTGCCGGATGGGAAATGCCGGTACAATTTGAAGGTATTAATGTTGAACACGAAACCGTTCGTAAAAAACTGGGCGTGTTTGACGTTTCGCACATGGGGGAATTCTGGGTAGAAGGCCCCCATGCTTTTGATCTGGTTCAAAAAGTAACCACCAACGATGTAGCAGCCCTCACCGATGGCAAAGTGCAATACAGCTGCTTCCCTAACGGAAAAGGGGGCATTGTGGACGATTTACTGGTTTACCGTTTTAATCCTGAAAAATATCTTCTGGTAGTCAATGCTGCCAACATCGAAAAAGACTGGCAACATATTAACAAACACAATACGATGGGAGCTACACTTACCAATGCTTCCGATGAAATTTCCCAGCTGGCTGTGCAGGGACCGCTGGCTTTAAAAGCAATGCAAAAACTGACCGACGAAACGGTTACCGACATGCCGTATTACACCTTTAAAGTACTTACGTTTGCCGGTGTTCCTGATATTATTTTTTCAACTACGGGCTACACCGGTTCGGGTGGTTGCGAAATATACATGCCAAACGATAAAGCCGAAGAAATTTACAACGCGGTTTTGGAAGCTGGCAAAGAATATGGAATAAAACCCATTGGCTTAGGAGCACGGGACACTTTACGTCTGGAATCCGGCTTTTGCCTGTATGGTAATGACATTGATGATACAACTTCTCCCATTGCAGCCGGACTGGGCTGGATTACCAAATTTACGGAGGGAAATGATTTTATTGACCGCCCGTTGTTTGAAGCACAAAAGGCCAACGGGGTTCCCCGGCGGTTAAAAGGTTTTATCATGGTGGACAAAGGAATTCCCCGTCATGGGTATGAAGTTACTGACGAAGCAGGAAATACGATCGGAACCGTTACCTCCGGTACCATGTCCCCCATGTTGCACAAAGGAATTGGCATGGCTTATCTTGACAAACCGTTTTGGAAAGAGGGATCCGAAATATTTATTAAAGTACGTAACAAACTTTTAAAAGCAGTGGTAACCCGTCCGCCGTTTTATAAAGGATAG